Proteins from a single region of Vibrio sp. DW001:
- a CDS encoding DUF1349 domain-containing protein, with protein MSIDIHSGIWISEPKSQTITDRSILFTTEPNTDLWQRSYYGFRNDNAPAYQFESSNNFTFLVKATFQYRNLFDQCGVIIYLDSENWFKASIEYENEHYSRLGSVVTNMGYSDWATTDIELPKEIWYRLSRRGPDFLIESSSDGIAFHQMRVFHIHALGETSSSMGTANPPLPPKKSIKFGVYACSPIDSSFTAEFSHISVKDCIWKAHGTL; from the coding sequence ATGAGCATAGATATACATAGTGGCATTTGGATATCTGAACCCAAATCACAAACCATCACCGACCGCTCTATTCTTTTTACCACAGAGCCGAACACCGATTTATGGCAGCGTTCGTATTATGGATTTCGTAATGACAACGCACCCGCCTATCAATTCGAATCTTCAAACAATTTCACTTTTCTTGTGAAAGCAACATTCCAATATAGAAATCTGTTCGATCAATGTGGCGTGATTATCTATCTTGATAGTGAAAATTGGTTTAAAGCTTCAATCGAGTACGAAAACGAACATTACTCGAGACTCGGAAGTGTAGTTACCAATATGGGCTATTCTGATTGGGCAACGACCGATATTGAACTGCCGAAAGAGATTTGGTATAGATTAAGTCGTAGAGGGCCAGACTTCCTTATTGAAAGCTCTTCAGATGGTATAGCGTTCCACCAAATGCGGGTATTTCATATCCACGCTTTAGGTGAAACATCTTCAAGCATGGGAACGGCAAATCCACCATTACCGCCTAAGAAGTCTATTAAATTTGGTGTTTATGCATGCAGCCCTATCGATTCATCATTCACTGCTGAATTTTCCCACATTTCAGTTAAAGATTGTATTTGGAAAGCGCACGGAACACTCTAA
- a CDS encoding GNAT family N-acetyltransferase, whose translation MNKKEIIVRHSEAKDAQGITQVYQCENAYSNTLQLPFPDGAVWESRIANKPDNIYSFVAEIDGEIVGNLGFEVFANLRRRHAGSFGMGVKDEQQGKGIGSALLSTMIELADNWLNLKRLELTVFIDNASAIALYKKFGFVIEGESEDYAFRKGEFVSVYHMARIKT comes from the coding sequence ATGAATAAGAAAGAGATTATCGTGCGTCATAGTGAAGCAAAAGATGCACAAGGTATTACGCAAGTTTACCAATGTGAAAATGCCTACTCAAACACATTGCAGCTCCCTTTTCCTGACGGTGCTGTGTGGGAATCAAGGATCGCGAATAAACCAGATAACATTTACAGCTTTGTAGCTGAGATCGATGGCGAAATAGTCGGTAACCTTGGGTTCGAGGTTTTTGCTAATTTAAGACGCCGACATGCCGGCTCTTTTGGTATGGGCGTGAAAGATGAACAACAAGGCAAAGGGATTGGCAGTGCGCTTTTATCAACCATGATTGAATTAGCCGACAACTGGTTAAATCTAAAAAGATTAGAGCTTACCGTTTTTATCGACAATGCATCTGCCATTGCATTATATAAAAAATTTGGCTTTGTCATTGAGGGCGAGTCAGAGGATTATGCGTTTAGAAAGGGCGAATTTGTCAGTGTCTATCACATGGCAAGAATTAAAACTTAA
- a CDS encoding GNAT family N-acetyltransferase produces the protein MDGYRITTETYEMDFDVIYTFISTSYWAKGIPKTTMQKAIENAFCFALFDSENNQVGFARLITDRATFAYLADVFILEGHRQKGLSKWLISEIINHPQLQGLRRIMLATKDAQGLYQQFGFEPLNNPEMMMQIHKPDAYKNL, from the coding sequence ATGGACGGCTATCGAATTACTACAGAGACATATGAAATGGATTTTGATGTGATCTATACATTCATTTCTACGAGCTATTGGGCAAAAGGCATTCCAAAAACAACCATGCAAAAAGCCATTGAAAATGCTTTTTGCTTTGCACTTTTTGATTCCGAGAACAATCAGGTTGGCTTTGCTCGCCTAATTACAGACAGAGCTACTTTTGCTTATCTAGCCGACGTTTTTATTCTGGAAGGTCATAGGCAAAAAGGGCTAAGCAAATGGTTGATTTCGGAAATTATAAACCATCCTCAACTTCAAGGGCTAAGGCGAATTATGTTAGCAACCAAAGACGCACAAGGCCTCTACCAACAATTCGGTTTTGAGCCATTGAATAACCCTGAGATGATGATGCAGATTCACAAGCCAGACGCATATAAGAACCTATAG